A segment of the Methanomassiliicoccaceae archaeon DOK genome:
TATTTAGTCTATTCATAATAGAGTAATTTGCTGACTTATTTATATAGTGAAGTTATAAATAATTAGAATCAAGGACCTAAGTACAAATAATTAATTTTATCTATTATTGCATACAATACAAGTTCGACAACACGAGTTCAAATAAGGCATAACCGGAATCACCCGAAAGGGTCCCGCAATTGGCGGGGATCTCGTTTGTCAATATTTTTTAATTTGAAGCTATTAACATCATAATAGTCGGTATTCCATAATAGGAAATTGTTTGCATTTGAAACACATCCACACTCACAATGATCATCTACAGCGACACCAAATCAGGTTTTATCGATGACATAGTCAACGGAGTCCTGGACGAGAAGCTGGAGTCGCTGATGACGGAGCGTTTCGGCAAGGGCACCTCGGATGGCGAGCTCCGCGCCTGGCGCAATTCCCTGACGTACATGGGCAACATAATCGGGGCCTCATCGATTCCCGCGGATTCGGGCATCGCCATCGAATACGGCATCCCGTACACATCGAAGCGCGTCGACCTCATCGTCACAGGGCTGAACGAGTCGGGAGGGAACTCCGCCGTCATCGTGGAGCTGAAGCAGTGGGCCTCTGCGGAGGCGGTTCCGGGCAAGGACGGGGTGGTCCGCACACTCGTCGGAGGCGGCATCCACGAGGTCGCGCATCCGTCGTACCAGGCATGGTCGTACGCGGAGGCGATCGAGGACTTCAACGCCGATGTCCGCGACAGGGGCGTTGTGCTCGCCCCCTGCGCGTGTCTCCACAACTACAATCCGCCCACGCCCGACCCGCTGGCATCAGACGCATACGCGGAGTACACGTCGAGAGCTCCGATGTTCACAAAGCACCAGGGGTCCGACCTGAAGGGCTTTCTCGAGAGGTTCATCAGGAAGGGGGACGGTGGCGAGACGATATTCATATTGGACCGGGGGAGGCTCAAGCCTTCCAAGTCCCTACAGGATGTTCTCTCATCCATGATGCGCGGCAACAGGGAGTTCACGCTCCTGGACACGCAGAAGGTGGTCTACGAGGAGGTCCTCCACCAGGTCAGGGCTATCGCCCGCGGAGGAGGGAAGAGGACGATCGTCATCCGCGGCGGCCCAGGGACGGGGAAGACCGTTCTCGCCGTCAACCTACTGTCCGACATAACCTCGCTCGGGATGTCCTCCCTGTACGTGTCCAAGAACGCCGCGCCCAGGAACGTCTACAGCGTGCGGCTCAAGGGACAGAAGAGGGGACGCAGCCGTGTCGACAAGCTGTTCGTTGGTTCCGGGAGCTTCGTCAACGCGGAGGCGGATGTGTTCGACGTTCTCCTGGCGGACGAGGCCCACAGGCTCAACGAGAGGAGCGGTCTCTACCAGAACCTCGGTGAGAACCAGGTGATGGAGATCATCCGGGCGTCGAAGCTGTCCGTCTTCTTCATCGACGAGGACCAGAGGGTGACCCTCAGGGACATCGGAACGGTGGACGAGATCAGGAGGTACGCGAGGCTGCTCGGTTCCACGGTGACGGAGATGGAGCTCGACTCCCAGTTCAGATGCTCGGGATCGGACGGATACCTCTCATGGCTCGACAGCGTTCTGCAGATCCGCGAGACCGCCAACCTGGATCTCGAGGATCCCGGGTTCGCGTACGACTTCAGGGTCTACGACGATCCGAACGAGATGAGGGCCGACATAGAGGAGAGGAACGCCGCGAACAACAGGTCCAGGCTGGTCGCCGGATACTGCTGGAACTGGATCTCCAAGGGGAAGGACGATTCGGATGTGCACGACGTGACCATCCCGGAGCACGGGTTTGGCATGAGCTGGAACCTCGGAAGCACCGAGACCTGGGCCATAGACGAGGGGTCGATCAACGAGATCGGCTGCATACATACCTGCCAGGGGCTGGAGTTCGATTATGTCGGGGTGATAATCGGCGACGACCTGAGATACGAGGACGGGAAGGTGGTCACGGACGCATCCAGGAGGGCGAAGACCGACCAGTCGCTGAAGGGCCTGAGGAAGCGGTACCCCGACGAGGACGAGGCTGGCAGGGTGGCGGACAGGATCATCAAGAACACGTACAAGGTGCTGATGTCCAGGGGGATGAAGGGCTGCTACGTCTACTGCACCGATCCCGGCATGAGGGAGCACCTGAGGAAGAGGTCGATGACCGATCGGAACCTGTTTTGAAGGAACCCCACATCCGATGCCTGCCGATTCCATGACGGTGACAGAATCCATTCGGATGCCATGTAGCAGTTGACGTCCGGACTGTGATCGAAGTTTGTCGTGAAGTGAAACACAACGTCTGATCCGGAACCACTGCCCTGTCGCTTGCTCACAATGACCATCCTGAGACGGGTTCTCCGGGATTCAGGCGAGTCCTTCCTTCCTGAGATAGCGGTCGAAGTCCTCGCTCTCCCCAATTTGTCCTATGAACAGCTTGTCGGAACGGTTGATTCTGAACTCCCAGCCTGACCAGTAAAAGTAAATCAGGTCGGGAGTTCAGAGTGATATGTTAGTGTCTGTGTTCCGATTGTTGTTTCCAAGGGCACTATCGGTTTCAACCGATAAACTCGGTCTTTAAGATTTAACACAGTTTCATGTCCACTGTGATTGCAGCGTGGTCGCTCCCGGCCTTCACAGCCCCATCATAGTCGTATCTGCAGCTGTAGTCTATGAACCTGGATCCGTTCAGGTAGACGAAGTCGTACCTTACCTTGTCTTTGCTGCTCCGGATTACATGAGAGCAAGTGATGCATCTGCCCTCGATGGGTCTGCTGGTGTCCACATTTCTTATGAGCGAGTCCCTGAGTCCGCATTCCTCCATCGTTCTGAAGAACGTGGGAGCGCCGTTGTCTCTACTTCTCTGCTTGAAGAATGTCATCTCCTCTGCGGAGTAGCCATCGACTTTGGGCTCGTTCGCATCGATACCTACGATGTCCGGCCTCATTTCATCCACCGCTTCGGCATAAGACAGGAACTGGTAGCTCTTGGCCATCACATGGTCGCAACCCGTGATGGAGTGAAGACCGAACACGCGCATGTCCTGCCCCTCCACATGTAGATCTGCCCAAAGGGTCCTGTCCGGCATCAGGGATCTGGGAAGCACACCTGATCCTCTGACCTCTATGTCATCGCTTGCGATTATGGCCACACCAAGCTCGCGGGCCCCACTGTCGTACTTCCCCGGGGGGCGGAAATCCAGAGAATACAGGAATATTCCTTGTCCGCCGAACTCGTCCCGGAGGAGGGATGCCAGTGTCGGCTTCACCTCCTGCAGGATGGCTATGAAGCTCCCCTCGTCGAGGTTCCCCTTCAGGTAGTCTATCTTGTTTTCCGCTCCATTCATGGAGCACACGTTCCAATCCAATATCCTGACCATTTCATCATTTCCTTTTTTAGGGCCATCAGTTTTTCCTGTTGGAAACGCGCTCCCATCGCCACATGATGGGAGAACAGACAGACATTACAGGCTGTGTATAATTACTTCTGTCTGTTATGTTTGTAATCCTCTGATGTTGTCAGCGGTTCTCATGATATCTGTAATCCGCATCACCATTCGGTGAGGAATCTCCAGGCCGGGGATGTGCCCGGATCGGTGAGGTCCATCTCCAGGTCCCTGAACACGCGGAAGTTCCTGAGACGGACGGTCTTGAACATGATGCTGTGATGGGCCTGGATGTTAAAATTATCTTTTGGATTGATACAAAATTCATCATAATTTGATATTATATTTAAACGGATAATCCTGTTTTCCGTTTCTAGGTCGAAATTGACGGTTCTTCTGCGAAGCCCATGGTGTCCTCCATGACGGCCTCTCATGTGCAGGTATACGAAGGGGGATGCGTGCACGCACACGACGGCGTCGTCGAAGCGGATGAGCCATGATTTCTGAGATAATGCACAACCCCCGAACATCCCTCCGCTCATGTTATAACCGACATGCCCTCTGGGCCCCCTCATGTGGGAGCTCTCGGTCCTGGAGTGGTTCGATTCCCTCCACGGGTCCGTCCTGGACCCCGTCATGGTGGGCATCAGCTACAGCGCCACGTCCGGTCTGATATGGTTCGTTCTGGGCTTCCTCATGACATGCTCCCGCAGGTGGCGCAGGTGCGGGGTGTCGGTCATCGTTGCGGTGGCCCTGGCGTACGTCGTGGTGGACGTGATCCTGAAGCCCCTGGTCTGCAGGGACAGGCCGTTCGACGCGGCGGACTTCGACCTTCTCATAGCCGCACCGGACACATGGTCGTTCCCGTCCGGGCACACGGCGTCCGCCTTCGCTGGTGCCGCGGCCGTCCTCATACACAGCAGGAGGTGGGGCGCGTTGGCGATGATCTATGCCGCCCTCGTGGGGGTCTCCCGCATGTACCTGTGCGTCCACTGGCCCACGGACGTCATCGCCGGCGCCCTGGTCGGGACCGCGCTCGCGTTCCTGGCTGTGTGGTTCATGTCCCGCTGGATACCGTACTTCAGGGACCTGGATCGGGACGGCGCCCTGGTCTGATCGGTGACGTGTCAGTTCCTCAGACAGGACAGGGGGATTACGTGGATCCCGTCCTCCCTGGTGTACGCCGCCCCGTCGGCTGTGACCACGGCCATGAACGCCGGTTCGCCCACCTCGTCGGAATCGACCTTGTCCCTGAGCTTCAGCAGGTTCCTCGCACCTTCGTCCGCCCACTTGTCGCTGAGCTTCACCTCCACAGCACCCCATCTTCCCCGGGGCAGATGGACGATGGCGTCCACCTCCAGTCCGTTCTTGTCGCGGTAGTGGCACACGTGTCCGTCCATCGTCTGCGCGTACACCCTGAGGTCCCTCACGACCATGGATTCGAACAGGAGCCCGAAGGTCTCCGGGTCGTGGACGAGGTCTTCCGGCCCCGCATCGAGGAAGTATGCGGCTATCGCTGGATCCGTGATGTGGCGGGTGTCGGACGTGCGTATGGCGGTCTTGGAGCGCAGTCTGGGGGTCCATGCCGGGAGGTCGTCGGTGAGGCAGATGTTATGGAGCAGCCTGAGATATTTGTGGACCGTGTTCGTGCTGACCTCCATGTTCCCTCCCTTTGCCATGTCCTCGCGGATGCTGTCCGCGGACATAGACGATGCAGATCCCCTCGACAGGGATCTGAGAAGCGTATGGAGGGTCTTACCGCTGCGATCCCTCCTGGCTGTCGATTCCTTCTCGGAGTCGCTGTCAAAGTCATAGTCTTTGATTGCCGTGCAGTAGCCTTCGACTTTCTTGTAGCAATCCGCGTCGTTCAGACCGACGGTGTCCGGCCATCCGCCGCGTACGAGCCTTCTTGCCATCCCATAGTAGTCGTACTCGGGAAGGCTGCAAATCGAATCCTGTCCGTCAAACAGATCTCTCAGACTGACCTCTCCTGTGGATTCTCCCGATTCCCACAGGCTCATGGTGCGCATCTTGAGCCTTTTTATGCGGCCTGCCCCAGAATGTTCCAATTCAGATTCCACGATTATCTTCGATCCAGTGAATATGAACTGTCCCTTCGCCTTGCGTTTGTCGATCTGATATCTGGCAGCTCCCCAGAGCTCTGGAATCTTCTGCCATTCGTCTATCAGAACAGGGGTGTTTCCCTCCAAGACCCTCGATGGGTCCAGCATGGCTATCTTGCTGAACCTGTCAAATTGGACCTTGTCTTGCAGATACACCTTGGTTTCAGCGATTTGCTCTGCAGTCGTGGTTTTTCCACACCATTTCGGGCCGGTAATGACCACTCCGCCGAACAGGCGCATATCGTCTTTGATGACATCATCAATCAGGCGCGGCAGATACTCCGAATCCGGGGGTTGGTCCATGCGTTATGAGATGGTGTAGCTTGTATTTATGACTGGCTATTTTGTAATGGTTAGATTTGGCTGAGAATTTGCTTGTAGATTTGGCTATGAAAAATGTTGTAGATTTGGCTGAGAATTTGCTTGTAGATTTGGCTACAAGTCAACAGCGAGAACCGGTGGTTGCTGTCCGCATCCGAACGTCTGGCACATTTGTGGCTACACTGTTGCCACAATTTCACAGAAGGTGCAGGGGGTACTCGCCCCCTGAAATGATTTGCGGTGCTCACTCCATGACGTCGGCCATGGAGTAGACCTTGCCCTTGGCCTGCTTCACGACCCAGCCGGCCGCCATGACGGCGCCGCCGACGAAGATCTCCCTGGAATGGGCCTGGTGGCGGATCTCGATCCTCTCGGAGTTCCCGATGAACATGACGGTGTGGTCGCCGACGATGTCCCCTCCCCTGATGGCGTGGATGCCGATCTCCTTGCCGCGGGGGCAGACGCCCTGCCTCCCGTAGACGAAGTCCTTGCCGCCCATGGCCTCGCTGATAATCTCGGCGGCGGTCATGGCGGTCCCGCTGGGGGCGTCCTGCTTCTGGTTGTGGTGGGCCTCGACGATCTCCACGTCGTAGTCGTTCCCGAGGAGGAGCGCGGCCTGCCTGATCAGCTTGTTGAACACCGCGACCCCGATGGAGTAGTTGGTGGAGATCACTGCCGCCACGTTGTTCCTGACGACGGCGTCGGTGATGCTCTGCTTGACCTCGTCGCTGAGGCCGGTGGTGCCGATGATGAGGTTGACCCCCGCCTCGGCGGCGATGGGGGCGTTGACCGCGGTGGCCTTGGCGATGGTGAAGTCCAGGAGCACGTCGGTCCTGGAGTCCTTCAGGACCTGTGCCAGGTCCTTGGAGTCGGACACGGGGACGCCGAGGGCGCCGGCGCCGACGACCTCTCCGATGTCCCTGCCGATGTTCACGAGGTCGAAGGCCGCGGACACGGTCATACCCTCGGTGGCGAGGATGCGCTTGACGAGCATCTGCCCCATCCTTCCGCAGGCCCCGACGAGGCCCACCCTGACGGGCTCTGAGCTGCATTCGCTGTTCATGGTTATCGTCAAGGCCAACGACGCGGCCATATAAAGGATGTGTGAGAAGGGTGAAAGGTTTGGGCGGGGCCTCGGCCCCGCGGGTGCTCACTGGGCCCTGATGGTCAGGACCTTGCACTCGGCCATCCTGATGACCTTCTCGGCCACGCTGCCGATGAGGTACTTCTTCACGCCGGTCTTCCCCAGCGTGGACATCACGATGAGGTCGTAGTCCTTGGACATCTCCACGATGGTGTCGGCGGGGCGCCCTCCGACGACCATGGTCTCGCACGGGATCCCCGCGGCATCGCACTGGGCCTTCACCGCGGCGACTGCCTCACGTCCCTCCTCGTTCAGTATCTCGGTCACGGACTCGAACATGTCCCCCCTGGCGGTGGACATGGACGTCGCATCCACCACGTACACCGCGGTGACGCTCGCGCCCGTGAGCTTCGAGACCTCGATCGCGGATTCGACCGCGTTCTTGGTGAACGTGCTTCCGTCTGTGGGGACCAGGATCTTCTTCACTGTCATCTGCTTCACTCTCCTTTGTTTCCTCCCTTCCCCTAAGAGTCGGAGGCTCGGACCATGTCGCGGTGGGTTCTGCCGGGGTCCGGCCGCCCCTCCGTTCCATCAGTCATTTGTTGGATGCTTCTGTAGCATATATTTAAATTGGGTTGGACAGTCCATCCAACCGTGTTTAAATACTGGGCCGTTCAGTTAAAATCTTCCGACAAAAATTCACGATTCGGAAATTTGTGAAACAAAATTTACGATTGCGAAAATTATGAAATGAAATTCACGATTAAGAAAATTGAAATATGAAATTCACGGTTAAGAAAAATCAATGGTCAGACTCATCGGCAGAGACAGGGAGGTCCAGGAGCTAGAGGCGTTCGTCTCGGATCCCACCGTGCGCGGATGTGCCGTGTATGGCGTGCGCCAGGTCGGCAAGACGACCCTCCTCCGTCACGTCGCATCGGGACACCGGTCCGTCTACATACAGGCCGTCAAGGGATCGGAGGAGACGATAGTCGAGCGCGCCATGTCGTATGTGCGCGAGTCCTTCACGGTCCAGGACGGTCCGAAGACGCTGTCCGGACTCCTGGACACGATAGGAGTGATATGCTCGGAGGCCCCCACCCTGGTCATCATAGACGAGTATCCCTACATGTCCAAGTCGCTGAAGCATGCCGACAGCATGCTGCAGGGGTTCATAGACGGTCCCCTGGCGGAGACAGGATCGAAGATAATCCTGTGCGGATCCCAGATGTCGTCCATGCTGGACATCGTGAAGGACGACGCCAATCCCCTCTACAACAGGCTCAGATGGAGCATGGAGGTGAGGGAGATGTCTTTCGTCGACACGTGTCTGTTCCATCCGGAGATGGACGATCTGGACCAGATGAGGATGTACATGGTCTTCGGAGGGATGCCCCTCAACCACATCGATTTCTCCGGTCCGTCCTTCAGGGAGGTCATACAGAGGAGGTTCCTCTCGCCAGGTCTGCCTCTGAGCAACATCGCCCGCGCTCGCATCGGGTCGGAGCTCGCGGACGTGGACGCATGCGAATCCATAATCCGTGCCATCGCAGCGGGCCGCACCAGTCTGAAGGAGATAACGCAGCACACCGGAATCAACACCAGCACATGTTCGAAGCACATCGCGAGGATGGAGGGTGTAGGCATAATCGGAAGGTACCATCCGATGGCGGGAGCCCCCGAGAGGCCGAGGTACAGGATAGAGGACGGTCTGGTGGGGCTGTGGTACACGGTGTTCGACGATCTGGACGAGTTCTCGATGCCCGTGGACGTCGGGAAGAGGTACGAACTGGTGGAGAGCGGGATCAACACGTACCTCGGACATCTGTTCGAAAAGTTCTGCGCGGGGTACATGACCCGCCACTACGCCTGCGATGAGATGGGGTCGTGGTGGGGGGTCGAGGTGGACGAGGACGGTGACAGGGTCGGGGTCGACATAGACATCGTCGCGAAGGTCAGGGAGTCGGGCAGGAGGTTGAGCGTGTATGCGGAATGCAGGTTCCGCAACAGGATGATGAAGAAAACCGACCTCGACAGGCTCGAGCGCCGCGCCACAGCGCTGGACGACAGGGCGAACCTGGTCCTGTTCTCCTCGGGCGGTTTCGAGAGGCAGCTCCTGGCCGTGGCCCCGGCGAGGGGCGTCGTGCTGATAGGCGTCGACGAGCTGATGGAAAGGGTCCCCGCCCCCCGCCTGCTGGGCGGGGGCTAGGGGCCGTGAGGCTCACTCGTCCCACTCGGCGAACAGCTTCGTGATGCCCCTCTTGGCGACGGACCAGCAGGGGACGCCGCCGATGAGCACCGCGACCTTGATGGCCTCGAGGATCTCCTCCTTGGTGGCGCCGTAGTTCTTGGCCACCCTGGCCTGGGCGTAGACGCAGTCCTCGCACATCCTGACCGCGACGCAGGACAGCGCCATGAGCCTCTTGGTCTTCCTGTCGAGGGCGCCGTCCTCGACCATCACCCTGTCCATCGTGTGGAGGGTGTCGATGAACGAGGGGTCGAGCTCGTTGATCGCCTTCAGCGTGTCGGGGGCGTAGCCGCCCATTCCCGAGCACATTTGTCCGAACTTGTTGTTACCGCAAGAGGGTCTTTCCTGAGACATGGATGGTGTATCGCGGAGGTCGGACATAACCGATTCCCCCGGACCTGCCGGATTTCAGTGCCGTGAACCAGCTACGGATTCGTTCGCGGTCGATTACGAACGAAAACGAACGAAAAGACGCTCACGTCTCCGAGCCCGATCGGTACGGTGTCCTTCCGCCGAACACGTCCGAGACCACGTCCAGCAGCTCGTCCAGGTTCCCCTGCGAGTTGGCCGCCAGAACCGGGGACGGACGGTCGAACCACACGTCGTCCTCTATGCCGTGGAAGACCCCGCCGGCCGCCTTCACGCAGGTGAGCGCGGCCGCATGGTCCCACGGGGACAGCCTGATCTCGAAGTACATGTCCACCGCGCCCTCGGCGAGCATGGACAGCTCCACCGCCGCCGTGCCGATCCTCCTCAGGTCGTTGATCCTGGGGTACAGCCTCTCCGTGGCCTCGAAGACCCTCGGCGCCAGCTCCTTGCGGTAGCAGCACCAGGCGGTGCTGAGGATGCAGTCCTCCAGCGGCCTGTCGGAAACGTGCACGGGCACGCCGTCCCTCCATGTGCCCCTGCCGATCTCGGAGGTCCACATCCTGCCGCTGAACGGGTTGCAGACCACCCCTATGTGGGGCGAGCCGTCCTTGAACAGGGCGACGGACACCCCGACCTCGGGGATGCCCCTGGAGAAGTTCATGGTCCCGTCGATGGGGTCAACGATCCAGGTGTAGCCCTCCTCCAGTATCGGGGCCTCGTCCCCCTCCTCGCCGACGAACGACGAACCGGGGATCAGCCCGGTGAGCCTCGACTTGAGGAATCTCTCGTTCTCCAGGTCGGCCGACGTGACGATGTTCTCCCTGCCGCCCTTGTCCTCCACGGAGAACCCGTGGGCGGCGGCCACCCTCCTGCCGGATTCCGCGACTATGTCTGCTATCTTCCCGAGCACGCCTCTGCCAGCGGACGATATTGATTTTACCTTTGCGGTGGTTGCGTATGGCATGGCAGCCACGATTTCAGACGACCTCGCCGCGGAGCTCACCGTCCTCCAGCGGCGCATCGTCAACGAGAACCAGCAGGTGCTCGTGATCTTCGAGGGACGCAGCGGGAGGGTCATGGGCCGTGTGATCAACGAGTTCATGAACCTGCTGGAGCCGCGCGGGATCACATACACCCACTTCGTACCCGAGGAGATGTCGTCCCCCAGGGACATGCTCAGGTACATTACCAGGGAGCCGGCGAAGGGGAAGATTTCCATCTACGACCGTTCATGGTACTCCCGCATCGTCGCCGAGGTCAACGAGGGCAGGGACGCGGACGAGTTGCAGAACCTGGCCATGTCCCTGGAGCGCTACTTCTCCAACAACGGGGTCATCATCGTCAAGATCTTCCTCAACATCTCCGACGAGACCATGGACGAGGTCGCCCAGAGGCTCGGGAAGAAGAGGCTAAAGAGCAGCTCGTTCCTGACCGACGACCACATCGACCCGAAGAAGTGGAGGGACAAGATCGTGATGCCCATGATCGCCTCCACCAACACGCCGTTCGCCCCGTGGGACATCGTCGACGTGCAGGACCTGGACATGTGCATGGCCATGGTGGTCCACACCTTCATGGAGAGGGTCGTCCACCGTCTGGAGCACGAGGTCCATCTCCCGCCGAAGACGGTGGAGTCCAGGTACCCCAACCCCAGGAAGGAGGCCGACCTGACGAAGACGGCCAAGAGCTACAAGTCCGAGCTGGAGGAGCTGTCCGCCGACATCGCCAGGCTCCAGCTCAAGCTGGCGGAGTCGGGCAGGTCCATGGTCCTGGTGTTCGAGGGCTGGGACGCCGCCGGCAAGGGAGGGAGCATCAAGCGCCTGGTCAGGTCTCTGAACCCGAGGGGGTACTACGTGGTGCCCGTCGCGGCGCCGGTGGGTGACGAGAAGGTACACACGTACCTCTGGAGGTTCGCGATCAACATGCCGAAGGCCGGGCACATCACCATCTTCGACCGTTCCTGGTACGGCAGGATGATGGTGGAGCCCATCGAGGGCTTCTGCAACGAGGACGAGTACGGACGCTCGGCCAGCCAGATCCGCGGGTTCGAGAAGATGATCTCGGAGCTCGGCGGGATCATCATCAAGTTCTGGATGGAGATCAGCCCGGAGGAGCAGCTGGCCAGGTTCGAGGCCAGGAGGGCCAACCCCGTGAAGTCCTGGAAGATCACCGACGAGGACTGGCGCAACCGCGAGAAGTGGCCGGTGTACGAGGAGTACGTGGACAGGATGATAGAGTCCACCAACACGTCGTTCGCGCCGTGGGTCGTCGTGGAGTCGGAGGACAAGAAGTACGGCAGGCTCAAGGTGCTCAGGACTGTCAGGGACGCCATGAAGGAGGCCCTGGACGATTGAGACGCGGGGGTCGCTCCCCCGCACATTCCGTCGATTGTCGGTATGGGCATTCGACACTCTTATATAGCCCGGGCAGGTTGTCCCGACCAATGGTTGACGAGTTCAAGCAGAAGATCGCAGGGGAGATCACCATCTCCCCGGATCCCGGCAAGACCATCAGGAAATGGAGGGAGGAGTTCGGGCTCTCCCAGCACCAGCTGGCCGACGCCATGGGCGTCTCCCACTCCGTCGTGAGCGACTACGAGTCCGGCAGGCGCAAGTCGCCCGGGGTCAACGTCATCAAGAAGATGGTCGACGCCTTCATAGAGCTCGACATGCAGAACGGCTCGCCCGTGATATCCAGGTACAATCCTAACTACAAGCTGGATTGCATCATATCAATGGACGAGTTCCCCGGAGGGGTGGACGTCGGTGCCTTCATCAACGCCATCTCCGGGAAGAACCTGAACCCGGACAGGGTGCTCTCCAAGTCCATATTCGGATACACGATCGTGGACTCCCTGAAGGCCATCCTCTCCCTGGGTTCGGACGATTATCTCAAGATCTACGGGTGGAACACCGAGAGGGCGCTCATCTTCACGAACGTCCACTACGGGCGCTCCCCCATGGTAGCCGTCCGCGCGCACCCGCTCACGCCCGGGATGGTGGTGTACGTACAGCCGGAGAAGACCGACCCGCTGGCAGTCAAGCTGGCGAGGCTGGAGGGGATCCCGCTGGTCACCACCGACCTGGACGTGGAGGGCGTCGTCGCAAGGATGCAGACCCTCAAGGAGGGGATTTGATGGATGTAGGAATCGTAAGTTACGGAGGATATGTCCCCAGGTACAGGATCAAACCCGAGGAGATCGGGAGGATCTGGGGAGTGGATGGGAAATCTATGGGCAAGGGGCTGATGATCTATCAGAAGTCCGTGCCCTCACCGGACGAGGACGTCGTCACCATCGCCACTGAGGCGGCGAGGTACATGATGGACAGGGTCCCCGAGGTGGACCCCAAGGACATCGGCGCCATCTACGTCGGATCCGAGTCCCATCCCTACGCAGTCAAACCGACCGCGACCATCGTCGCGGAGGCCATCGAGGCCACCCCGCCATGACCGCGGCCGACATGGAGTTCGCGTGCAAGGCGGGAACCGCCGGCATCCAGGCCTGCATGGGTCTGGTCGGCGCGGGCATGGTGAAGTACGGCGTCGCGATCGGCGCCGACACATCCCAGGGAGCCCCCGGGGACGCCCTGGAGTACTCCGCCTCCGCCGGAGGCGCGGCCTACCTGATCGGAAGCGAGAAGGTCATCGCCAGGATCAACAAGACGCTCAGCTTCACCACCGACACCCCCGACTTCTGGAGGAGGGAGGGCCAGCCCTACCCCAAGCACGGAGGAAGGTTCACAGGCGAGCCCGCCTACTTCAGGCACATCACGTCCGCGGCCAAGATGATGCTCGAG
Coding sequences within it:
- a CDS encoding DUF2075 domain-containing protein; translated protein: MIIYSDTKSGFIDDIVNGVLDEKLESLMTERFGKGTSDGELRAWRNSLTYMGNIIGASSIPADSGIAIEYGIPYTSKRVDLIVTGLNESGGNSAVIVELKQWASAEAVPGKDGVVRTLVGGGIHEVAHPSYQAWSYAEAIEDFNADVRDRGVVLAPCACLHNYNPPTPDPLASDAYAEYTSRAPMFTKHQGSDLKGFLERFIRKGDGGETIFILDRGRLKPSKSLQDVLSSMMRGNREFTLLDTQKVVYEEVLHQVRAIARGGGKRTIVIRGGPGTGKTVLAVNLLSDITSLGMSSLYVSKNAAPRNVYSVRLKGQKRGRSRVDKLFVGSGSFVNAEADVFDVLLADEAHRLNERSGLYQNLGENQVMEIIRASKLSVFFIDEDQRVTLRDIGTVDEIRRYARLLGSTVTEMELDSQFRCSGSDGYLSWLDSVLQIRETANLDLEDPGFAYDFRVYDDPNEMRADIEERNAANNRSRLVAGYCWNWISKGKDDSDVHDVTIPEHGFGMSWNLGSTETWAIDEGSINEIGCIHTCQGLEFDYVGVIIGDDLRYEDGKVVTDASRRAKTDQSLKGLRKRYPDEDEAGRVADRIIKNTYKVLMSRGMKGCYVYCTDPGMREHLRKRSMTDRNLF
- a CDS encoding phosphatase PAP2 family protein, translated to MWELSVLEWFDSLHGSVLDPVMVGISYSATSGLIWFVLGFLMTCSRRWRRCGVSVIVAVALAYVVVDVILKPLVCRDRPFDAADFDLLIAAPDTWSFPSGHTASAFAGAAAVLIHSRRWGALAMIYAALVGVSRMYLCVHWPTDVIAGALVGTALAFLAVWFMSRWIPYFRDLDRDGALV
- a CDS encoding carboxymuconolactone decarboxylase family protein, which produces MSDLRDTPSMSQERPSCGNNKFGQMCSGMGGYAPDTLKAINELDPSFIDTLHTMDRVMVEDGALDRKTKRLMALSCVAVRMCEDCVYAQARVAKNYGATKEEILEAIKVAVLIGGVPCWSVAKRGITKLFAEWDE
- a CDS encoding universal stress protein; translated protein: MTVKKILVPTDGSTFTKNAVESAIEVSKLTGASVTAVYVVDATSMSTARGDMFESVTEILNEEGREAVAAVKAQCDAAGIPCETMVVGGRPADTIVEMSKDYDLIVMSTLGKTGVKKYLIGSVAEKVIRMAECKVLTIRAQ
- a CDS encoding AAA family ATPase; this encodes MVRLIGRDREVQELEAFVSDPTVRGCAVYGVRQVGKTTLLRHVASGHRSVYIQAVKGSEETIVERAMSYVRESFTVQDGPKTLSGLLDTIGVICSEAPTLVIIDEYPYMSKSLKHADSMLQGFIDGPLAETGSKIILCGSQMSSMLDIVKDDANPLYNRLRWSMEVREMSFVDTCLFHPEMDDLDQMRMYMVFGGMPLNHIDFSGPSFREVIQRRFLSPGLPLSNIARARIGSELADVDACESIIRAIAAGRTSLKEITQHTGINTSTCSKHIARMEGVGIIGRYHPMAGAPERPRYRIEDGLVGLWYTVFDDLDEFSMPVDVGKRYELVESGINTYLGHLFEKFCAGYMTRHYACDEMGSWWGVEVDEDGDRVGVDIDIVAKVRESGRRLSVYAECRFRNRMMKKTDLDRLERRATALDDRANLVLFSSGGFERQLLAVAPARGVVLIGVDELMERVPAPRLLGGG
- a CDS encoding 4-hydroxy-tetrahydrodipicolinate reductase; this encodes MNSECSSEPVRVGLVGACGRMGQMLVKRILATEGMTVSAAFDLVNIGRDIGEVVGAGALGVPVSDSKDLAQVLKDSRTDVLLDFTIAKATAVNAPIAAEAGVNLIIGTTGLSDEVKQSITDAVVRNNVAAVISTNYSIGVAVFNKLIRQAALLLGNDYDVEIVEAHHNQKQDAPSGTAMTAAEIISEAMGGKDFVYGRQGVCPRGKEIGIHAIRGGDIVGDHTVMFIGNSERIEIRHQAHSREIFVGGAVMAAGWVVKQAKGKVYSMADVME
- a CDS encoding DUF4143 domain-containing protein translates to MDQPPDSEYLPRLIDDVIKDDMRLFGGVVITGPKWCGKTTTAEQIAETKVYLQDKVQFDRFSKIAMLDPSRVLEGNTPVLIDEWQKIPELWGAARYQIDKRKAKGQFIFTGSKIIVESELEHSGAGRIKRLKMRTMSLWESGESTGEVSLRDLFDGQDSICSLPEYDYYGMARRLVRGGWPDTVGLNDADCYKKVEGYCTAIKDYDFDSDSEKESTARRDRSGKTLHTLLRSLSRGSASSMSADSIREDMAKGGNMEVSTNTVHKYLRLLHNICLTDDLPAWTPRLRSKTAIRTSDTRHITDPAIAAYFLDAGPEDLVHDPETFGLLFESMVVRDLRVYAQTMDGHVCHYRDKNGLEVDAIVHLPRGRWGAVEVKLSDKWADEGARNLLKLRDKVDSDEVGEPAFMAVVTADGAAYTREDGIHVIPLSCLRN